Within the Melopsittacus undulatus isolate bMelUnd1 chromosome 5, bMelUnd1.mat.Z, whole genome shotgun sequence genome, the region TTAAGACAGAGGAATATTATTTCTGCATTGGTGTATCAACCCACTTACCTTCAAGCCCAGGAGGCACCACTGCTAGCTTGGATAAGACACCTCCACACATGCTTACTAATAGACATTAACCTTATCTCTGTAACATAAGGGTGCCCGACCACTTGGGCAAGTCTTACTTTCCCCTCATCATTCTTAAATGGCAACTCACTGCAGGAGCACCATGCAAGATGCTTCTCATAGAAGATTAGGGGCTTTTGGAACCTGCTGGGTAATTATACCATGAACAAAACGTGTATCACAAtgctagaaggaaaaaagaatgggGAAGAAGGATCTACAATGATTCTCATTTAAGTCTTCCAACAGGTCATCAGCTGACCAAGTGACAAAACAGAAGTGCAGTGGATAGTTCTGGTAGTTGCAAGACAAAGTTACTGTTCTTGCTCTAGCTACACATTACATGAAGATTGCATAGGACAAGGCAACCTTTTTGATAACTGAGGCAAGCAGTGCTTAGTGTCGGTATCCTTTGCTCTCAGCAGGCTTAACGTGATTTAGTGCTTTATTGTCTCAGTTACTCATCTCTGCCTCTAACACACCCATTTCCACAAATACTGCCACCTTAGGATCATAGCGCTTCAGCCAAGGATACCAAATCAGAGTTTAGTAGAAGTCTATTTGCTCAAGCTTTTTTGTAAGCAAGTACTCTTGCTTAGAACTACTAAAACTGAGAAGTCTTAAATAAGCTGAACACCACTGAGatgcacattttattttagaagataTGGAAATTTATATACccaaatttctttaaaaagaaaagaaaaaattgcctATTAAGgcatcttaaaagaaaaaaaaaatccttgtatGGCTTTGGTTTGCTGAGATACTCTTTTACattgttaaaaaggaaaacaatgttCAAATAAATTTGACATTATGACACATTCACTTAGAATTGACAGTTATACAGATGCCTACATGTGATCACAGATGTCTCCCCTTGTGATGACATAAATAAAAAGGTAATCCAAATGTTTATCTCACAGTAGAGGGCAACCCAGAAGTCTGTGCAGAAGTGACGTATAAGGAGTTATTATCTGGAAGAGGGGGAACCACAGAGTTTCCATTAGTGGGTGAACAGCTCAGTTTCAGTTTTTCCAAGTACTCTGCATGGACAGGCTTGTGACACTGGAGGACCTTGATGGCATCTTCTACTTTAAAccattctcttttccttcctgaacgAATATAatccacaaagaaaaacagtgttaCAAATCTGTAACAGCACCATTTGTTGCTATCTGACTATTCACTTTCATTTCTCCTACTTCAGAAGTTCAGGTTGTCAGGCAAAGGATAAGCGTGAAAAGACCTTGAAGGAGCACAAGCGATTCGCTCAAGCTTACTGAAATGCACTTCATATTAAAGGCTTTCAGGTAACTTCTGAAGCAGATACTGGGCAGAAGCACATATGACTGTTCATATGCCCCAAAAGCTACATCCAAGTCCCTACAGAAAATGATGTTATTATTTGCATGACTTATTACTGCTCTCCCAACATTGCCATGCCGAGCAGAAAACCAATTCGAAGAATGAACTTGCATGCATGAAGTTACAGAAGAATTGCTTGGTCTAATATAGAAAGGAGTGCTCTATAATGAAAACATATCCATGCGTGTAGTTACTCAGGTTAGCcatatgttttaaaagtaacaCGTTATACTAGATATGTTTAGGTAAGTTGTAAAGACTGTCTTACTAGAGATAAGACTTAAGACCGACTTTCTTATACAGGTCAGTCCTCTTAAAATTAGAGGCCTCTGAAAACACTTCGACAAGGTAAAGGATAATATTGTTGAAAGTGGGAttaactatttttcatttgattttacaGTGTTATAGGTCCTATGCTTGATATTAAGACACCTATAAACCACTTGTTTAAGACCAAGGTATGTGGCCCCACCAGGGCCATTCATCCACTGCCAGTGGCAACTCTCCAGAAGGAAGCCAGTAGCAGCAGGAACAGAACTGGCCTCACAGGCCCAGTACAGTTCCAGGTACAAAATCCCCTTAAAACAATTCCATTCCTGCCGATACTGATCCTTTTAAATAATGGACTGATCATCAGTGTTGCCATATGGGGAAACTGACATGCAAATAAGAGGGTGCCCTCCCACAGCTTGAGAGTATTGTAACCAAACCATTCTCTCTCCACCTGAAACTGGGCAGTTATGAAGCTACCCTTAGTTCGATGCCAGTCACTGACAGACCAATGGTGCTAGGCTTATGAATGTAAACACCTCCTGAAAAGGCCAAAGCATAACTAGTCAAGGTAGCATGTAATTTTTTGATACCAATTCTTAGTTAACTATAAAACTTCAGCTGGACCAATACACTGGGTGAACTAAGCTTCTAGAATCTTTACCTTCAACATGAAGGAGCTATACATCACAAAGAATGTTAATAACTAAACTGTGTGACAGTGGTATCTGTATGACATATACAtactgtatgtatgtatatacatatatatacacatacatatgtatacacagAAGAACAGATATCTCAAGGTCAGCACTATCACTACTGAAAAGTTAGGCTACAGTGGAAGTAAGTACTAGTGATCTCACCCTCTGCCCCATGGACTCTGGGGAAAAAGAACCTCACCAAAAATTTTCAaagatttctctttcatttttccaaacacattttaaaaaccaCAGTGG harbors:
- the NUDT4 gene encoding diphosphoinositol polyphosphate phosphohydrolase 2 isoform X3 — encoded protein: MEPEEEPGGAAVREVYEEAGVKGKLGRLLGIFEQNQDRKHRTYVYVLTVTEILEDWEDSVNIGRKREWFKVEDAIKVLQCHKPVHAEYLEKLKLSCSPTNGNSVVPPLPDNNSLYVTSAQTSGLPSTVR